One stretch of Vulpes lagopus strain Blue_001 chromosome 12, ASM1834538v1, whole genome shotgun sequence DNA includes these proteins:
- the RTN4RL1 gene encoding reticulon-4 receptor-like 1: MLRKGCCVELLLLLLAGELPLGGGCPRDCVCYPAPMTVSCQAHNFAAIPEGIPEDSERIFLQNNRITLLQQGHFSPAMVTLWIYSNNITFIDPNTFEGFVHLEELDLGDNRQLRTLAPETFQGLVKLHALYLYKCGLSALPAGIFSGLHSLQYLYLQDNHIEYLQDDIFVDLVNLSHLFLHGNKLWSLGQDTFRGLVNLDRLLLHENQLQWVHHKAFHDLRRLTTLFLFNNSLSELQGDCLAPLGALEFLRLNGNAWDCGCRARSLWEWLRRFRGSSSAVPCASPDARQGQDLKLLRADDFRNCTGPASPHQIKSHTLTTTDRAARKEHYPARGPARDRGHAHGHLPGSRPGYRKPGKNCTSHRNRNQVSKAGTGKQASELQDYAPDYQHKFSFDIMPTMRPKRRGKCARRTPIRAPSGVQQASSGSSLGASLLAWILGLVVTLR, from the coding sequence GGTGCTGTGTGGaactgttgctgctgctgctagcGGGGGAGCTGCCCCTGGGTGGCGGCTGCCCGCGGGACTGCGTGTGCTACCCGGCCCCCATGACCGTCAGCTGCCAGGCGCACAACTTCGCCGCCATCCCCGAGGGCATCCCGGAGGACAGCGAGCGCATCTTCCTGCAGAACAATCGCATCACCCTCCTCCAGCAGGGCCACTTCAGCCCCGCTATGGTCACCCTGTGGATCTACTCCAACAACATCACCTTCATCGACCCCAACACCTTCGAGGGCTTCGTGCACCTGGAGGAGCTGGACCTGGGCGACAACCGGCAGCTGCGGACGCTGGCGCCAGAGACCTTCCAGGGCCTTGTGAAGCTGCACGCCCTCTACCTCTATAAGTGTGGGCTCAGCGCCCTGCCGGCGGGCATCTTCAGCGGACTGCACAGCCTGCAGTACCTCTACCTGCAGGACAATCACATCGAGTACCTCCAGGACGACATCTTTGTGGACCTGGTCAACCTCAGCCACCTGTTTCTCCACGGTAACAAGCTGTGGAGCTTGGGCCAGGACACGTTCCGGGGACTGGTGAACCTGGACCGGCTGCTGCTGCACGAGAACCAGCTGCAGTGGGTGCACCACAAGGCTTTCCACGACCTCCGCAGGCTgaccactctctttctcttcaacaacagcctctctgagctgcagGGCGACTGTCTGGCGCCCCTGGGGGCCCTGGAGTTCCTCCGCCTCAACGGGAACGCGTGGGACTGCGGCTGCCGGGCGCGCTCCCTGTGGGAATGGCTGCGCAGATTCCGCGGCTCCAGCTCTGCGGTCCCCTGTGCGTCCCCCGACGCCCGCCAGGGCCAGGACCTGAAGCTGCTGAGGGCCGACGACTTCCGGAACTGCACGGGGCCGGCATCCCCGCACCAGATCAAGTCTCACACGCTCACCACCACCGACAGGGCTGCCCGGAAGGAGCACTACCCGGCCCGCGGCCCTGCCAGGGACAGGGGCCACGCACACGGCCATCTGCCCGGCTCCCGCCCAGGCTACAGGAAGCCGGGCAAGAACTGCACCAGCCACAGGAACCGCAACCAGGTGTCCAAGGCGGGCACCGGGAAGCAGGCCTCCGAGTTGCAGGACTACGCACCCGACTACCAGCACAAGTTCAGCTTTGACATCATGCCCACCATGCGGCCCAAGAGGAGGGGCAAGTGTGCCCGCAGGACCCCCATCCGTGCCCCCAGCGGGGTGCAGCAGGCTTCCTCGGGCAGTTCCCTGGGAGCCTCCCTCCTGGCCTGGATACTGGGGCTGGTGGTCACTCTCCGCTGA